In Paenibacillus sp. FSL M7-0420, a single genomic region encodes these proteins:
- a CDS encoding response regulator, which translates to MIKVLIVEDDPMVSEMNKFYVQQVEGFRADGWASSAEEVLGMLEKQAYDLILLDIYMKESNGLELLSEIRRRGVKIDVIVISAASDKESIQEALQNGAVDYLIKPFEFSRLRAALNGYREQNKLFRSQERLNQSELDRLSRFKQERTTSHELAKGFTRQTLQTIWRAVEGCGSELFSAEEISAVSGISRVSAGKYLIGLTEMGVLEMDLVYGSIGRPVQKYRLAPNGKGLITKYI; encoded by the coding sequence ATGATAAAAGTACTTATCGTTGAAGATGATCCTATGGTATCGGAGATGAATAAGTTTTATGTGCAGCAAGTGGAGGGCTTCCGTGCCGATGGCTGGGCCAGCTCGGCGGAAGAAGTGCTGGGTATGCTGGAGAAGCAGGCCTATGACCTGATCCTGCTGGATATTTATATGAAGGAGAGCAACGGGCTGGAGCTGCTGTCCGAGATCCGGCGCAGAGGCGTGAAGATCGATGTCATCGTGATTTCGGCGGCGAGTGACAAAGAGAGCATTCAGGAAGCGCTACAGAACGGAGCGGTGGACTACTTGATTAAGCCGTTTGAATTCTCCAGGCTCCGGGCGGCGCTTAATGGATACCGGGAACAGAACAAGCTGTTCCGCAGCCAGGAGCGGCTGAACCAGTCGGAGCTGGACAGGCTGTCCCGGTTCAAGCAGGAACGGACGACATCTCATGAACTAGCCAAGGGCTTCACCCGTCAGACACTCCAGACTATCTGGCGTGCCGTGGAAGGCTGCGGCAGCGAGTTGTTCTCCGCTGAGGAGATCTCAGCGGTATCCGGAATCTCCCGCGTCTCCGCCGGCAAATATCTGATCGGGCTAACGGAGATGGGAGTGCTGGAAATGGACCTCGTCTACGGGAGCATCGGCAGGCCTGTGCAGAAATACCGGCTCGCTCCGAACGGTAAGGGATTGATTACTAAGTATATTTGA
- the dcuS gene encoding DcuS/MalK family sensor histidine kinase, giving the protein MRIGTKRLRLQTAITLMTCGIVVLVLLIVYVMFGMRFSEEARASLENKAITIARTVSRTPGVVDGLLAESDSGSIQRYATDISAINDVQFVVVMDMAGIRRSHPDPALIGKHFMGGDETDALHGKETISVAEGSLGYSVRAFSPIFAADGKQVGAVAVGISLGSVRSAVQQNRWIIYSGILVGGLMGIFGAILLARKIKRMMFGMEPGEIAKLLEERSAMLQSTKEGILAVDKESRITLVNAEARRLMGSVGLNQEPVGKQAGQFWPLLRMEKVLETGEALQDKEVEQSGITLLVNVVPVRVNGIIEGAIATFRDKTEISILMERLSGISLYAEALRAQTHEFMNKLHVIMGLNTMRRYDRLEEYLTDIVQNIQTEADSVVRLVKDPVMVGFLLGKLSRIREADVRLVIRDDGLLPEAADHEVARELVTIAGNLLDNALEALQGADNKQIEMGFRHKDNQLTLKVSDNGTGISAENGDHLFEQGYSTKGGDRGVGLYLVRRSVDKLGGTITYDSLEGEGTEFTVQIPYRAKN; this is encoded by the coding sequence GTGAGAATTGGTACAAAAAGATTACGCCTTCAGACCGCCATCACCCTGATGACCTGCGGCATCGTCGTGCTGGTGCTGCTGATTGTGTATGTAATGTTCGGCATGAGATTCTCCGAAGAAGCCCGGGCTTCTCTGGAGAACAAGGCCATCACCATTGCCCGCACGGTCTCGCGTACACCGGGGGTGGTGGACGGGCTGCTTGCAGAGTCCGATTCCGGCAGCATTCAGCGTTATGCAACCGACATCAGCGCGATTAATGATGTCCAGTTCGTGGTGGTGATGGATATGGCAGGGATTCGCCGTTCCCACCCCGATCCGGCCCTGATCGGCAAGCATTTCATGGGAGGGGATGAGACCGATGCACTGCATGGCAAGGAGACCATATCCGTGGCTGAAGGCTCGCTTGGTTATTCTGTGAGAGCGTTCTCACCGATCTTCGCCGCTGACGGCAAGCAGGTTGGAGCAGTAGCTGTAGGCATATCGCTTGGCAGCGTCCGTTCCGCCGTTCAGCAGAACCGCTGGATTATCTACTCGGGCATCCTGGTCGGCGGGCTGATGGGGATATTCGGTGCTATCCTGCTCGCCCGCAAAATCAAGCGGATGATGTTCGGCATGGAGCCGGGAGAGATCGCCAAGTTATTGGAGGAGCGCAGCGCCATGCTGCAATCGACCAAAGAAGGGATTCTGGCCGTCGATAAGGAATCGCGGATTACCCTGGTGAATGCCGAGGCACGCAGGCTGATGGGCAGTGTCGGCTTGAACCAGGAACCGGTAGGTAAGCAGGCCGGGCAGTTTTGGCCGCTGCTGCGGATGGAGAAGGTGCTGGAGACCGGAGAGGCCTTGCAGGACAAGGAAGTGGAGCAGAGCGGCATCACGCTGCTGGTGAATGTGGTCCCGGTCCGGGTGAACGGAATTATCGAAGGCGCGATTGCTACGTTCCGGGACAAGACTGAGATCAGTATTCTGATGGAGCGGCTCTCCGGCATCTCTCTGTACGCCGAAGCGCTGCGTGCCCAGACCCATGAGTTCATGAACAAGCTGCATGTCATAATGGGACTGAATACGATGCGCAGATACGACCGGCTTGAGGAATATCTCACGGATATTGTGCAGAATATCCAGACAGAGGCGGACTCGGTGGTCCGGCTGGTCAAAGACCCGGTGATGGTCGGCTTCCTGCTCGGCAAGCTCAGTAGAATCAGGGAGGCCGATGTGCGGCTGGTTATCCGGGATGATGGGTTGCTGCCTGAAGCGGCGGATCACGAGGTGGCGCGGGAGCTGGTCACGATCGCGGGCAACCTTCTGGACAATGCGCTGGAGGCGCTCCAAGGCGCGGACAACAAGCAGATCGAGATGGGGTTCCGGCATAAGGACAACCAGCTTACCCTTAAGGTTAGTGATAACGGGACGGGCATATCGGCGGAGAATGGAGATCACCTGTTTGAGCAGGGCTATTCGACCAAAGGCGGAGACCGGGGCGTAGGGCTGTATCTGGTGCGGCGAAGTGTAGACAAGCTGGGCGGGACGATTACGTATGACAGCCTGGAGGGGGAAGGCACCGAATTTACGGTGCAGATCCCGTATAGAGCGAAGAATTAA
- a CDS encoding sensor domain-containing diguanylate cyclase: MYIRLKRKLRQSKKLSLTTLLTGLVTLVVLLTSSILLLGSYESKKRSLMETTLHLNYLNADRMSRTMDSLFQSMHGTLEYNAARLSDIEAMPPQQVNDSLDLMRSSSNFFNSITVVDASGFIRHVSPASIGTTGKHITSENSKEALALRKPYISSPYLTANTKRLIVFLSQPIFDAAGTYAGIISGTIYLQENNVLSEIFDNGQEDDSGVYYYIVDSEGHLVYHPDKTRIGTDVSSNEVVQQLMNKQSGEQRVTNTRGIEMLAGYSSVPANGWGIVVVSPISQIHKELIGHFRTLIGYSSLPFILLLLGVILLARKFARPFVYLADVVSRMGKEHIELQEAKRYWSREAYLLTDGVSLALANIQQQTEQLTHEAATDVLTGLMNRRSLEHTINQRISSGAPFSLVMLDIDKFKLVNDTYGHNLGDEVLKHVVRVIVTSLRPDDICYRYGGEEFVILLARTTPAEAFSAAERIRLAVERSQGPIAAKLTVSQGIAHYPSHAADLTELLVKADQALYLAKSRGRNQSVITGS, translated from the coding sequence TTGTATATAAGGTTGAAGCGCAAGCTTCGTCAAAGTAAAAAGCTGAGTCTTACCACGCTGCTCACAGGTCTGGTGACGCTGGTGGTCTTACTAACTTCGAGTATTCTTTTGCTTGGTTCTTATGAGTCCAAGAAGCGGTCATTAATGGAGACCACACTTCACCTGAATTACCTCAATGCTGACCGTATGTCGAGGACCATGGATTCCTTATTTCAGTCCATGCACGGGACTCTGGAATACAACGCCGCCCGGCTGTCTGACATAGAAGCTATGCCGCCGCAGCAAGTGAATGATTCCCTGGATCTGATGCGCAGCAGCAGCAATTTCTTCAATTCCATCACCGTGGTGGACGCCAGCGGATTCATCCGCCATGTCTCACCTGCGAGCATAGGGACTACAGGCAAGCACATCACCTCAGAGAATAGCAAGGAAGCATTAGCGCTCCGCAAGCCGTATATTTCTTCCCCTTATTTGACGGCCAATACCAAGCGGTTAATCGTATTTTTGAGCCAGCCCATCTTCGATGCTGCGGGAACCTATGCTGGAATTATTAGCGGCACCATCTATCTTCAGGAGAATAATGTGCTGTCTGAGATTTTTGACAATGGACAGGAGGATGATTCGGGGGTTTATTATTATATTGTGGATTCAGAAGGGCATCTGGTGTATCACCCGGATAAAACGCGGATTGGCACAGATGTCAGCAGTAATGAGGTTGTGCAGCAGCTGATGAATAAGCAAAGCGGAGAACAGCGTGTCACGAACACCCGGGGCATCGAGATGCTGGCCGGTTATTCCAGTGTGCCCGCCAATGGCTGGGGTATCGTGGTCGTCTCCCCGATTAGCCAGATTCATAAGGAGCTGATCGGGCATTTCCGTACCCTGATCGGGTATTCCTCCTTACCGTTCATTCTGCTGCTGTTGGGCGTTATTCTGCTGGCCCGCAAGTTTGCCCGTCCCTTCGTCTATCTGGCAGATGTCGTAAGCAGAATGGGCAAGGAACATATAGAGCTGCAGGAAGCGAAGCGGTATTGGAGCCGGGAGGCGTACTTACTGACAGACGGGGTGTCACTTGCCCTGGCCAATATCCAGCAGCAGACTGAGCAGTTGACCCATGAAGCTGCAACGGATGTGCTGACCGGTCTGATGAACCGCAGATCCCTGGAACATACGATTAACCAGCGGATAAGCTCCGGTGCTCCCTTCTCGCTGGTGATGCTGGATATAGATAAATTCAAGCTCGTCAATGACACTTACGGCCATAACCTGGGTGATGAGGTTCTGAAGCATGTTGTCCGGGTCATCGTAACCTCGCTTCGCCCGGATGATATCTGTTACCGCTACGGCGGGGAAGAATTCGTTATTCTGCTGGCCCGGACTACGCCTGCGGAAGCCTTCAGCGCTGCTGAGCGAATCCGTCTTGCAGTTGAGCGGAGCCAGGGGCCGATTGCGGCGAAGCTTACGGTTTCACAGGGAATTGCCCACTACCCTTCCCATGCCGCTGACCTTACGGAACTGCTTGTGAAGGCGGATCAGGCCTTGTATCTGGCGAAAAGCAGAGGGCGGAACCAGTCGGTGATTACGGGATCTTAG
- a CDS encoding 5' nucleotidase, NT5C type yields the protein MHKPIIAVDMDDTICHLVKRAIYHNNIEFPTHPLRYEDMMDWNTDHLRHPDSTMDLFFGRPGLYEELELFDEYVVEEMEKLHNAYDVIIVTAAVPKTVLEKWNWLQKHMPYIPADNFFTCKRKHLIGYDLLIDDGPHNLLPAVQAGKKVLCIPHPWNLRAREQYSFPLMTSWKGASARVDEILQA from the coding sequence ATGCATAAACCGATCATCGCCGTCGATATGGACGATACGATCTGCCATCTCGTGAAGCGTGCGATATACCACAACAACATTGAATTTCCTACACATCCGCTTCGCTACGAAGATATGATGGATTGGAACACAGACCATCTGCGCCACCCGGACAGCACCATGGATCTGTTCTTCGGCAGACCCGGCCTGTACGAGGAGCTGGAGCTCTTCGACGAATATGTGGTGGAAGAGATGGAGAAGCTGCACAATGCCTATGATGTTATTATTGTGACGGCCGCTGTCCCGAAGACGGTGCTGGAGAAATGGAACTGGCTGCAAAAGCATATGCCGTATATCCCGGCCGACAATTTCTTCACCTGCAAGCGGAAGCATCTCATCGGCTACGACCTGCTGATTGATGACGGCCCGCATAACCTGCTGCCTGCGGTACAGGCAGGGAAGAAGGTGCTCTGTATCCCGCATCCGTGGAACCTTAGGGCACGTGAGCAGTACTCTTTTCCGCTGATGACTTCCTGGAAGGGTGCATCGGCGCGGGTAGATGAGATTTTGCAGGCGTAG
- a CDS encoding NAD-dependent epimerase/dehydratase family protein: MNLSVLEEDLEAILGNNLPWQEFSGRTVLITGASGLIPSYMVDTCMALNSKRLLNSPVHVLALVRNEAAARSRFARYQDNPNLEILVQDVCEPVSWPGQVDFIIHAASQASPKYYSVDPVGTLSANVTGTLNLLTLAREKQVQSMLFLSSGEIYGAVPEAFIPTKEEDWGNVNPMSVRSCYAESKRMAETMCTCWHHQYCVPVKVVRPYHTYGPGMKLDDGRVFADFVGNILNRQDIVMTSEGTAIRAFCYLADATAGFFTVLLNGASGEAYNIGNPDGAASISELATTLVKLFPEYGLKVVRTTHSGHYVPSTIDKNIPDITKAMKLGWRPSTGITAGFARTIRSYSADYRKEGTI, translated from the coding sequence ATGAACCTCTCTGTCCTTGAGGAAGACCTCGAAGCTATTCTTGGCAATAATTTACCCTGGCAAGAGTTCTCCGGCCGCACAGTACTTATTACCGGAGCCAGCGGCCTGATTCCCTCCTATATGGTGGATACCTGTATGGCCTTGAACAGCAAGCGGCTTCTGAACTCCCCGGTGCATGTCCTTGCACTGGTAAGGAATGAAGCGGCTGCCAGGAGCAGATTTGCCCGGTATCAAGATAATCCCAATCTGGAGATTCTGGTTCAGGATGTCTGTGAGCCGGTAAGTTGGCCGGGGCAAGTGGATTTTATTATCCATGCTGCCAGCCAGGCTAGTCCCAAATACTACAGCGTCGACCCGGTAGGCACCTTATCCGCCAATGTGACTGGAACCCTCAATCTGCTTACGCTGGCCAGGGAGAAGCAGGTTCAATCTATGCTGTTCTTAAGTTCAGGCGAAATATACGGAGCGGTACCAGAAGCCTTTATACCAACGAAGGAGGAGGACTGGGGTAACGTCAACCCCATGAGCGTCCGGTCCTGTTATGCGGAGAGCAAGCGAATGGCTGAAACCATGTGCACATGCTGGCATCATCAGTATTGCGTTCCCGTGAAGGTCGTACGCCCTTATCATACTTACGGTCCGGGAATGAAACTGGATGACGGGCGGGTTTTCGCTGACTTCGTCGGCAATATTTTGAACCGCCAAGACATTGTCATGACTAGCGAGGGTACCGCAATACGTGCTTTCTGTTACCTGGCAGATGCCACAGCCGGGTTTTTCACCGTCCTTTTGAACGGCGCGAGCGGCGAAGCCTATAATATTGGCAATCCCGACGGAGCGGCCAGCATCTCTGAGCTTGCCACAACTCTGGTAAAACTATTTCCCGAGTATGGACTTAAGGTAGTAAGAACGACACACTCAGGCCATTATGTTCCCAGTACGATCGACAAGAATATCCCGGATATCACCAAGGCTATGAAGCTCGGCTGGCGTCCTTCGACAGGAATAACAGCTGGTTTCGCAAGAACAATTAGAAGTTATTCCGCCGATTATAGAAAGGAAGGTACGATATGA
- a CDS encoding FkbM family methyltransferase, with the protein MTTPLFSEKQALLEGRLSKPEFIATMHERYHQLLFAYSHYIKETDIARIEITDDSVIMVTRQHGFKLLCNPHDQRTVPIEILNFGAYEQEELECIFNLLSSTSVILDIGANCGYYSLHLARHYPSSKVYAFEPVPATFENLQRNLDLNHVANVTAYNVGLSNKAATLPIYFYKQGSGNSSLQNLSGGEEVVQVDCKFRTLDSYIEEITEPIDFIKCDVEGAELLVLEGGLDMIRKNKPILLFELLRKWAAKFNYHPNDVLQILEQLDYRCFAVESGKIAPIEKIEDHTRQTNFVFLHRDKHAAIFQVE; encoded by the coding sequence ATGACAACACCGCTATTCTCAGAAAAACAAGCATTGCTTGAAGGAAGACTCAGTAAGCCCGAATTTATCGCAACCATGCATGAGAGGTATCACCAGCTCTTATTTGCCTATAGCCATTACATTAAGGAGACCGATATTGCCAGGATCGAAATCACAGATGACAGTGTCATTATGGTCACCAGACAGCATGGCTTCAAGCTGCTGTGCAATCCCCATGATCAGAGAACCGTTCCCATAGAAATCCTTAATTTTGGCGCGTACGAGCAGGAGGAACTGGAATGTATCTTTAATCTTCTGTCATCAACCTCCGTCATTCTGGATATAGGGGCCAATTGCGGATATTACTCCCTGCATCTGGCACGCCATTACCCGTCAAGCAAGGTGTACGCCTTCGAGCCTGTCCCTGCCACTTTCGAGAATCTGCAGAGAAATCTGGATTTGAACCATGTTGCCAATGTGACGGCGTATAATGTAGGACTCTCCAATAAGGCTGCTACGCTGCCTATCTATTTCTATAAACAAGGCTCAGGCAACAGTTCGTTGCAAAATTTATCGGGCGGTGAGGAAGTCGTACAAGTGGATTGCAAATTCCGTACTTTGGATTCGTATATCGAAGAAATAACAGAGCCGATTGATTTCATTAAATGCGATGTGGAAGGCGCCGAGCTGCTAGTGCTGGAGGGGGGACTCGACATGATCAGGAAAAACAAGCCGATCCTGCTGTTTGAGCTGCTCCGTAAGTGGGCTGCCAAATTTAACTATCACCCTAATGATGTGCTGCAAATTCTGGAGCAGCTTGATTACCGTTGCTTCGCAGTAGAGTCTGGAAAAATCGCTCCTATCGAAAAAATAGAGGATCATACAAGGCAAACCAATTTTGTATTCCTGCACAGGGATAAGCATGCTGCAATATTCCAAGTAGAATGA
- a CDS encoding lmo0937 family membrane protein, producing the protein MLWGLIGLIIVAWLFGFIFHVMGNLIHLLLFVAAVLFVVNLFKGRSRR; encoded by the coding sequence ATGCTGTGGGGATTAATCGGATTGATTATTGTAGCTTGGCTGTTTGGTTTTATTTTTCATGTCATGGGCAATCTGATTCATCTTCTGCTCTTTGTCGCTGCGGTTCTGTTCGTGGTCAACCTATTCAAGGGACGGTCACGGAGATAA
- a CDS encoding alpha/beta fold hydrolase translates to MTNSSSHPKPAALKLRSRPLKLLLILVSAILFLIGSGFLYEAIATNSARKSYPAPGQLVDAGGYNLHIRQLGAGTPTIILEAGSGETSLSWRDIPEQLAEHATVVTYDRAGYAWSEQADSERSGANIVRELHTALKNADIPGPYLMVGHSLGGMYARLFTQTYPDEVTGLVLIDARPENDDRETKPILAAENIAGNPSASLLSLLKRSGVLRLFQDQLLAGLVAPQDRGAFINVISTPAYFAAKEQEAALASSTENAIRGQHFGALPVKVIARGLPQDYASFGVSEDAGRRLEAIWREGQRNMLKLSFNSELIVAGKSGHMVIHDQPELVVQTILGMLAAGK, encoded by the coding sequence ATGACCAACTCTTCAAGTCATCCGAAACCTGCTGCGCTGAAACTGCGAAGCAGGCCGCTTAAGCTACTGCTTATTCTTGTATCTGCCATCCTATTTCTCATAGGATCCGGGTTCCTATATGAAGCCATTGCCACAAACTCCGCCCGTAAAAGCTATCCTGCACCGGGTCAACTGGTGGATGCCGGAGGCTATAACCTGCACATCCGCCAGTTAGGAGCGGGAACGCCGACTATTATTCTGGAAGCAGGTAGCGGTGAAACCAGCCTGTCGTGGAGAGATATTCCTGAACAGTTAGCAGAACATGCTACCGTGGTCACTTATGATAGGGCCGGGTATGCCTGGAGTGAGCAGGCCGATTCGGAACGCTCGGGCGCCAATATTGTGCGTGAACTGCACACGGCACTGAAGAATGCAGACATTCCCGGCCCCTACCTGATGGTCGGCCACTCTCTCGGCGGCATGTATGCCCGGCTGTTCACTCAGACTTACCCGGACGAAGTCACCGGACTGGTGCTGATCGATGCCAGACCCGAGAATGACGACCGCGAGACGAAGCCGATTCTGGCCGCCGAGAATATCGCCGGCAACCCCAGCGCTTCCCTGCTGAGCCTGCTCAAGCGATCCGGTGTGCTGCGGCTATTCCAGGATCAGCTACTAGCAGGGCTCGTTGCGCCACAAGACCGCGGGGCGTTCATTAACGTCATATCCACGCCTGCCTATTTCGCTGCCAAAGAGCAGGAAGCAGCGCTGGCAAGCTCTACCGAGAACGCGATCCGTGGACAGCACTTCGGCGCACTCCCGGTAAAGGTGATTGCCCGTGGACTGCCTCAGGACTACGCCTCCTTCGGAGTCTCCGAAGATGCAGGCCGGCGGCTGGAAGCGATCTGGAGGGAAGGCCAGCGTAATATGCTGAAGCTCTCTTTCAATAGTGAGCTTATTGTCGCCGGGAAGAGCGGGCATATGGTCATTCATGATCAGCCGGAGCTGGTTGTGCAGACGATTCTCGGTATGCTCGCCGCAGGGAAGTGA
- a CDS encoding class I SAM-dependent methyltransferase, with the protein MNVWNSRRPVFETDERGTHLNTAWEGHRRFAYDLVLHLLPGKIVELGTYYGASHFAFCQAVKDHGLATECYAVDTWVGDKHSGLYDESIYQSVQSSSSNYYPGISRLLRMTFDEALHVFPDSSIDLLHIDGLHTYEAVKHDYESWLPKLADQGVILFHDIAAMQDDFGVHRLWEDLQKQYYALQFEHSYGLGILMPKGCSPVTLSMHANWNVIKSMYP; encoded by the coding sequence ATGAATGTATGGAATAGCAGAAGACCTGTTTTTGAAACGGATGAGCGGGGGACGCATCTGAATACCGCCTGGGAAGGACACCGCCGGTTCGCTTATGATTTGGTCCTTCATTTGCTGCCTGGCAAGATCGTAGAATTAGGGACCTATTACGGGGCATCCCACTTCGCCTTCTGTCAGGCGGTCAAGGATCATGGGCTTGCAACGGAGTGTTATGCAGTCGATACATGGGTAGGCGACAAGCATTCAGGGCTCTATGATGAATCTATTTATCAGTCGGTACAATCTTCGTCAAGCAACTATTACCCTGGAATCTCCCGCCTATTGCGCATGACCTTCGATGAGGCATTGCATGTATTCCCGGATTCAAGCATCGACCTGCTGCATATTGACGGCCTTCACACCTATGAGGCGGTTAAGCATGATTATGAGTCCTGGCTGCCGAAGCTGGCGGATCAAGGTGTTATTCTGTTCCATGATATTGCGGCTATGCAAGACGACTTCGGCGTGCACCGCCTGTGGGAAGATCTTCAGAAGCAGTACTATGCATTACAATTCGAGCATAGCTATGGGCTTGGCATTCTGATGCCCAAGGGCTGTTCCCCGGTAACCTTGTCTATGCATGCCAACTGGAATGTAATCAAGTCGATGTACCCATAA